One Thiocapsa bogorovii DNA segment encodes these proteins:
- a CDS encoding sel1 repeat family protein: protein MADNNYLKDLILLRNDPSKVARIRDAAERGEMDAQYAMGLIYAEGRGVEIDLARAHFWLSLAIAQGDTDADQLRNIIGSQMTDAEFEAAKDLAIAHRTTHSAPTSQH, encoded by the coding sequence ATGGCCGACAACAACTATCTCAAGGATCTGATCCTGCTGCGTAACGACCCGTCGAAGGTGGCCCGTATTCGCGATGCCGCCGAGCGCGGGGAAATGGACGCCCAGTATGCAATGGGGCTGATCTATGCCGAGGGCCGCGGGGTCGAGATCGATCTCGCCCGTGCCCATTTTTGGTTGTCTCTGGCCATCGCGCAAGGCGACACGGATGCCGATCAATTACGCAACATTATCGGCAGCCAAATGACCGATGCCGAATTCGAGGCCGCGAAAGACCTCGCGATCGCGCATCGCACGACCCATTCGGCCCCCACATCGCAGCATTGA